The DNA sequence TGGCCGCCGTTCATCATCGCGCCCCAGACGGCACCGCCCGCGGCCCGCTCGACGTCGGCGTCCGCCAGGACGATCATCGCATCCTTGCCGCCCAGCTCGAGGCTGCACGGGATGAGCCGCTCGCCGGCGCGCGCGGCGACCCTCCGTCCGGTCCGGACCGAGCCGGTGAACATGACCATGTCCACCTCCTCGACGACCGCGGCACCGGCCTCGCCGTCGCCGGTGAGGCAGGCGAGCACCGGCGGCGCACCGATCTCGTTCCATCCCTCGACGGCGGCGGCCCAGGTCAGCGGCGTCACCTCGGACGGCTTGCTCAGCACCGCGGCACCGGCCACCAGGGCGCCCACGACGTCCATCATCGGACCGGCCAGCGGGCCGTTCCACGGCGTGATCAGGCCGACCAGCTGGTACGGGCGCACCTGGACCCGCAGCGTGCGGACCTTGTTGGGCAGACCCGCCGACGCGACCTTCCTGTCGGCGAGGAACCTCTCCGCGTTGGCCGTGAAGTAGTTGATGACGTCGAGCGCCACCTGCATCTCGACCGCGGAGTCCGACCACGACTTGCCGGTCTCCGCCTGGACCAGGCCGATGACCCGCTGCTCGTTGTCGAGCAGCCAGTCCAGCCACCGGCGGAGGTGCCTGCTGCGCTCCTTCGGCCCCAGTGCCTCCCACGCGGGCTGCGCCGCCCGCAGGGCGCGCGCCGCCGCCGAGACGTCGGCCGCCCCCTGCCGCGGGACCGACCCGACGACGCGTCCGTCCGCCGGACAGCGCACCTCGCGCTCGGCCTGGTCGCCGGACGCCGTGCGGTCCTGCTCGGTCGTGGTGCTCATCTGTCTCCTCGAGTGCTGGACTCCGGACCGGCCGACGGCCCGGGCGGGCGGCGTCGAGCCGTGGTGGCGATCACCGGACACTATCCGTCATATGTAACGAAGCACCACCGGCACGCCGCTCCCGGACCGGCCGCGCCGCCGGCGACCGGCGCAATCAGTCCTCCGTGGCGCCTCCTTGACCAGCATTTACTAAAGCTGTTAGCTTATTTGGGACGAACAAGGGCGCAACTGGTGGTACCGGGAGACCTCAGATCTCCCGGTCGACCCCGCGCAGGAAGGTGCGGACCATCTCGACGAACCGTCGCTCGTCCTCCTCGTCCGGCGCGACCGGCGGCCCGTCCCCGGATCCGGGGTCGAGGCTCTGCAGGGCGGCCCGGCCGTTCGCCGTGCTGATCGCCGACCCGATCGCCATCCGGTGTGCCGCCTCGAGGAGGAAGAGATGCATCCGCTCCGGGACGCCGTGAGCCGCGAGCAGGCGCGAGTACTGCTGGTAGAGCCGTACGAGCAGGGGCTGCGGGAGGTGCTCCACCACGAGCGGGACGGCGCGCGGGTGCTGCAGCAGCGACCGGCGGAACAGCGTCGTCTCCTCGACCAGCCACTCCTGCCACCGGCCCGGCTCGGGGTCCGGGACGCGCGGGGTGTCGAGCACGATGATCCGCGCGACCTCGGCGAGGATCTCGGCCTTGTCCGTGAAGTGGTTGTAGAGCGAGGGCGCGCGGACGCTCAGGGCCGCGGCGAGCCGCTCCAGGCTCAACGCCGCCGGCCCGCCCTCATCGACGATCTCCAGCGCGGCGCGCGCTGCACCGTCCCGCGTGATGAGCGGCCTGCGCCCCATCCCCACCCTCTCGCTCGCTGAGCCGAGCGTACGACCACCCCACCCACCACGACGGAGGATGCCCGACGATGCGCAACACCACCGTTCTCGACGCCCTGTACGCCTGGTCGAGGCGCCGCCCGGAGGCGCCCGCCCTGCAGGACCCCGACCGCGCCCTGTCCTGGAGCTCGCTCGTCGAGGCACAGGACGCGGCCGCCCGCACCCTGGTCGATGCCGGGGTCCGCCCCGGTGACCGGGTCGGCGTCCTGGGGCCGCTCTCGGTGGACTGGGCCGTCGCCGCGCTCGGCGTGCTCCGCGCCGGCGCCGTGCTCTGCCCGCTCAACGAGCGGCTCGGGGCGTTCGAGCTCTCCGAGGTGTTCGCGCGGATCGACCCGGTCCTGGTGCTCGCCGACGACGGGCACCGGCCGGTGCTGGACGGGATCGGCGAGGGCGCGCCCACGGTCCGCACGCTCGGCGAGGTCGGCGCGGGCGGCTCGGCCGCCTCGGCTGCCTCGACTGCTGAGCTCCCGGACCTGCCCCGCGACCCGTCCCGGCCGGTCTCGATCATCCCGACCTCCGGTTCGACGGGACACCCGAAGGGCGTCGTCTACACCCACGAGTCCCTGCTCGGCGCGTTCTTCGAGTGGACCCTGCAGGCACCGGAGCTGCTCCGCGGGCGGGCCCTCAACGTCAGCGCGTTCTCGTTCGCGGCGGGCCTGCTCAACGGATTCCTGGGCCCGCTGGTCCTCGGCGGCAGCGTCGTGCTGCTCCCCCGCTGGGACGCCGGCACCGCACTGCGGCTGATCCGCGACGAGCGGATCACGACCTTCGCCGCCACCACGATCTTCTACGAGCAGATGGCGCGCCTGCCCGAGTTCGCCGACGCCGACCTGTCGTCGCTGACCGTCGCCTTCACCGGCGGCAACCCCGTCACCACCGAGCTGATCGAGGCGTGGTCGGCCAAGGGCGTCGGGCTGCGCCAGGCCTACGGCCTGACCGAGTCGCTGTCGAACGTCACCTTCCCCACCGTGGAGATGGCGGTCCGCAGCCCCGAGTCCGTCGGCGAGGGCGGCATCCTCACGCGGGTCGCCGTCACCGACCCGCACGGTGCCCCGCTGCCGGCGGGCGAGCCCGGCGAGATCCGGATCTCCGGGCCGGGGGTCGCCGCCGGGTACTGGGACGACGAGGCGCGCACCACCGAGACGTTCGGCGACGGGTGGCTGCGGACCGGTGACGTCGGCGTCGTCGACGACCACGGTGCGCTGCGGATCGTCGGCCGGCTGAAGGACATGATCATCAGTGGCGGGATGAACGTCTACGCCGCCGAGGTCGAGCGCGCGGCGCTCACCCTGCCGGACGTCGTGGAGGTCGCCGTCATCGGCGTCGCCGACGACGAGTTCGGCGAGACCCCCGCGCTCCTCCTGCGGACCGCCGGACCGGTCACCGAGGAGGCGGTGCTGGAGCACTGCCGGGCACGTCTCGCCTCCTACAAGATGCCCCGCTACGTCGTCCTCGTCGACGACCCGCTGCCGCGGACACCGAGCATGAAGATCGACAAGGCGGCGATCCGCACCCGGCACACCGACATCCCGGACACCCACCGGCGGCACGGCCGCACGCCGCTGCCCGCCTGAACCGACCCGGACGACGACGAGGAGGACCGACATGACCGTCGACGAGACCAGTGCCACCGACCGCCGGGACCGCGCGTTCCGCACCATGCTCCGGCACGTCGAGAAGGAGACGACCGACGAGTTCGGCGAGATCGCACCGTCCGAGGCGGTGGAGTACCGGGACACCGAGCTCGCCGCGCTGGAGCGCGACCGGGTGTTCGGCGAGGTGCCCTTCATCGTCGGGCACGGCTCCGAGATCGCGAAGCCGAACGAGTTCCTCACCCGCAGACTGCCGCGCAACAACGCGATCGTCATCCGCCAGCGCGACGGCGGCGTGAAGGCCTTCGTCAACGCCTGCCGCCACCGCGGGGCGCAGCTGGTCGAGGAGGAGTCCGGCCGCTGCCGGCTCTTCTCCTGCCCGTACCACCGCTGGTCCTACGACCCCAGCGGCGAGCTGCGCACGGTGACCCTCGACGATACCTTCGGCGACTTCGACCGCTCGAAGCACGGCCTGGTCGAGCTGCCCGTGCAGGAGCGCCACGGCTTCCTCTGGATGATCGACAACGCGAAGCGCGAGATCGACGTCGAGAGCTGGCTCGGGCCCGAGATGGACGCGATCCTGGCCGGCTACAAGATCGAGGACCTGGTCAGCGTCACGCCGCAGACCTTCGACCGGCCGACCAACTGGAAGATCATGCAGGACGGCTTCCTCGACAACTACCACGTCAAGTACGCCCACCCGAACACCGCCGGGAAGGTCCTGCACACCAACAAGCTGGCGCTGGAGGACTTCGGCAGGCACTTCTGGTTCCTTGCCGCGCGCAAGAGCATCGACCGCTTCATCGGCGACGAGGACCCGGCCGGCGCCGACATCGGCAGGCACACAATCGAGAGCTGCTTCATGGCGCCGAACAGCATGCTGCTCAAGCACGCCACGCACGTCGAGCTGCTGACGTTCCGGCCCTACGGCGCCGACCCGGAGAACTCGGTGATGGAGATGCGGATCATGGCTCCCACCACCGAGGCGCTCGGGATGGATCAGGAGAAGTGGGACACCCTCTGGGCGAAGAACTGGAAGATCATGATCTCGATCATCCACGACGAGGACTTCCCCATCCTGGAGGGATCGCAGGCCGCGATGCGCAGCCAGGATGCCGGGACGATGCTGCTGGGCCGCAACGAGCTGGGGAACCACCTGTTCCGCCGGGAGCTCGACCGGCTGGTCCGCACCGAGCCGGACGCGGGATGACCACGAGCGCACTCGGAGCGGACCTGGTCCGGCTGCGGCGGACGACGGCGCCGTCCGCCGCGGCCCGGGACCTGCTCGACCGGGCCGCCCGGTACGACGCCGAGATGGGCTTCGGGCCGCCCCGGCCGGACCGCGGCGGGTCGTCCGGCGCGACCACCGTGATCGAGATCGACACCTGCCTGCACCGGCACGACGTCGACCACGACGACGCCTACGTGCTCGCCGGGGTGCTGACGATCCGGGACCTCGGGGACGGCACCGGGGCCGCCGACCTGGTCGTCGACCCGCGCCGGCGGGCGATCGGCGTCGCGACCGCGGTCGGTGAGGAGCTCGGGACCCGCGCCCGGGGCGAGGGCGGGTGGGCCGGCACCGGCCTGCGCACGCTGCACGCGGTCGCGCACGGCAGCCATCCGGCGGCCGAACGGCTGGCGCGCCGGTCCGGCGTGGCCACCGCAGCGATCCGGCACCATCTCGTCCTGCCGGCCGGGGAGGCGACGCCCGAGGGTGCCGTGCCCGGGCGGGCCGGGGAGCCGACCGGTCCGCACACCGGGGACCGGGCCGATCGCGCCGACGACCGTGACGTCGTCCGGATCGGTGTCGCCGAGGGCACGGCCCGGGTCCGCGCGCCCGGTCCGGACGGCGGACCCGCGGAGATCACCGGGGTCACCGTCGCCACCGGGACCCCGCCGGAGGCCCTGCGCCCGGCGCTCGGCGCGGTGGTCACCGCGGCCGTGGCGCGGCTGCGGGAGCAGGGCGCCGGCGACATCGAGGCCGTCGCCGACCACGACGACGAGCCGCTGCTGGAGGCACTCCGCCCGCTGCTGTTCGAGCACGACCGCAGCGACCTGGTGTTCCACATCGGGCCGGTCGGCTGACACCGCGCACCGGGTGCGTCGCTCGCGGGCGGCGGCCCGGTGCCGGTGCAGGTCCGCCGGGAGGTCAGTCGTTCCCGTCGCCTGCCGCGCCGACCAGGGTCATCCCCGGCAGCTCGCCCGTGTCGCGCCAGTCGCGCAGCAGCCGGTCGAACTCGTAGAAGCCGCGTCCGTAGCGGTCGCCGACCGCGGGCCGGATCCCGCCGTGCCCACCGCCCTCGTTGTTGTAGTAGCCGGGCGTGCACTGCTCCAGGAACGTCGTCGGCGTCGCGACGGCGCGGATCAGTGCGACCCAGTCGTCCTGTGCCTGCCGGGTGGGCTCGACGGTGGTCGCGCCGCGGGCGTGCGCCTGGGCGACGATGTAGGCGATGTGCCCGCCCTGCTGCACGTAGTTGGCCGTCACACTGGCGTTCCCCCCGCCCTGGGTGTTGCCCATGAAGAACATCCCCGGGAACCCGTGGCTGGTCATGCCGTGCAGGGTCCGGAAGCCGTCGCGCCAGTGGTCGTGCAGCGAGAGGCCGTCGCGGCCGACGATCTCGTCGATACCGGAGGCGAGCCGCTGGTCCTGGGCGGAGATCTCGAACCCGCTCGCGAAGATCACGCAGTCGACCTCGTGCTCGCGGCCGCCGGCGACGACTCCGCGCGCGGTCATGCGCTCGACCCCGCGGGATCCGGACACGTCGACGAGGGTCACGTTCGGCCGGTTGAAGGTCTCCAGGTACTCGTTGCTCGAACAGGGCCGCTTGCACAGGTAGCGGTAGTAGGGCTTGAGGGACTCGGCCGTGGCGGGGTCCTGCACGATGTCGTCGACGCGGCGGCGGACGCGTTCCATGACCGCGTAGTCCTCCTCCTCCCGGATCGCGGCGAGCTCGTCGGGGGTCAGCGACCGGCCGGCGATCCGTGCGGAGACGTTGCGGCCCACCTCGGTGAAGAAGTCGCAGGCGACGTCGTCGGCCGGTGACAGGGTCGGGAAGGGCTCCGAGGCGAACGCGTGGAAGGCGGCCTGGCGCCGCTTCTGCCAGCCCGGTTCCAGCGAGGCGGCCCACGCCGGGTCGGTGGGCGGGTTGCGACGCTCGTCGACGGCCGACGGCGTGCGCTGGAACACGTACACGTGCTGGGCGTGGCGGCCGAGGTGGGGCACGATCTGGATCGCCGTGGCCCCCGTCCCGATGACCGCGACGCGCTTGTCGGCGAGCCCGTCCAGGACGACGTCGGACACGCTGCCACCGGTGTAGCCGTAGTCCCAGCGTGCCGAGTGGAACGTGTGGCCGGTGAAGTCGTCGAGACCGGGGATGCCCGGCAGCTTCGGCTTGCTCCACGGACCGGTGGCCAGCACGACGTAGCGGGCGCGCAGCTCGTCGTCGTGGTTGGTGGTCACGATCCAGCGGCCCGTCTCCTCGTCGCGGCGGATCGCCCTGATCATCGTGCCGAACAGGGCACCGTCGTAGAGCCCGAAATGCTTGCCGATGTTGCGGCAGTGCTCGTAGATCTCGGCGCCGTCCGGGAACCGCTGGGACGGCATGTAGCCGAGTTCATCGAGGAGCGGGATGTAGGAGTACGCCTCGTTGTCGCACTGGATGCCGGGGTACCGGTTCCAGTACCACACCCCGCCGAAGTCGCCGCCCATGTCGACGATCCGGACGTCGGTCACGCCCGCCTCGGTCAGGTACGCCCCTGCCAGCAGGCCGGCGAAGCCGCCGCCGACCACGAGCACCTCCACGTCGGAGGCGATCGCGTCACGGTCCACCGGGGGGCTGTGCGGGTCCGCCTCCCAGAAGTCGGTGCGCTCGCCCGCGCCGGTGTGGACGTACTGCGCCGAGCCGTCCTCGCGCAGCCGCCGGTCCCGCTCCGCCGCGTACTTCGCCCGCAGCGCCGCGAGATCGAAATCCGTCGGCGGCGACGAGGGTCCGCAGGTGGTCATGGGTGCTCCTGTCCGTCGATGCCCAGGCCCCGCCGCAGCACGGCCAGGCGGTTGCGCTTGAAGGTCTCGCTCACCGGCGCGGATCCGACGTCGAAACCGTGGAAGGTCCGCGGGTAGACCTCGAGCTGTGTCGGGACGCCCGCCGCGATCAGCCGCCGGGCGAAGTCGAGGTTCTGGTGGACGAGCAGGTCGAGGGCCGCGGCGCCGATATAGGTGGGTGGCAGGCCCGTCAGGTCGGCGGCGCGCGCCGGGCGGCGTAGGGCGACACGTCCGGCCCACCGGCCACCTCCGGGCCCAGCAGGGAGGTCCAGCCGAACCTGTCGCTCTCCCGGAACCAGGCGATCCGCCCGGTCACGCCGTCCGGCTCGGTCACGGCGGGGCGGTCGTCGAGCATCGGGTAGACGAGTGACTGCAGCGCGAGCGAGAGCTCGCCGCGGTCGCGCACCAGCAGGGCCAGCGACGCCGCGAGCGCCCCGCCGGCGCTCACACCCTCCACCGCGATCCGTGCCGGGTCCAGGCCGAGCTCGGCCGCGTCGTCGTGGAGCCACTGCAGTGCGGCGTAGCAGTCCTCGACCTGCGCCGGGTAGCGGTGTTCGGGCGCGAGCCGGTAGCCGACGGACACCACGACGATGCCCAGCTCGGCGACGATCCGCCGGTGGAACGGCGCGCCGTTGTCCGCGGTGCCGCCGACGAACCCCCCGCCGTGGACGAACAGCAGCGCCGGCACGGGCCGCGGCCCGCGGTCGGCCGGGGCGAGGACCACCACGGGCACGTCACGGCCGGGGACGGTCCGCTCGGTACGGACGACGCCGTCGTTGGGCGGGGGCGCCGTCGTGGCCCACACCCCGCGCATCGCCGCCCGGTCGGCGTCGAGGGTCGCGGCGCCGAGCGGACGGGTGGGCATCCGCGCCAGCAACGGTTCCAGGTCGGGGTCCACCCCGGATTCGGTCCCGGTCACCGGCTACACCCGGCTCCGCGCGCTGACCAGGGAGATACCACCGTCGGAGACCAGCGACGTGCCGGTCACGTTGGCGGCCAGGTCGGAAAGGAGGAAGCCGATGGAGTCCGCGATCTCCTCGGGCCGGGCCCACCGCCCCCGCGGGGTGTTCAGCGCTCCCATCCGCGCGACGACCGCGGCCCGGTCACCGTCATGATCGGCGACGGTCCGCCGGAAGCCGTCCTGTGCGTCCCAGATCCCTGTGTCCACGCTGCCCGGGACGACCACGTTGACCCGGATCCCGTGCGCGGCGTTCTCCAGGGCCGCGACCCGGGCCAGGTGCGTCAGACCGGCCTTCGCCGCGCCGTAGTCCGCCGTCGATTCCATCGGCCGGACACCCGCGACCGACGAGGTCAGCACCACGCTGCCGCCGGCCCCGCGCCGCATGAGCCGCAACGCGCAGCGCAGGCCGTGGAAGGCACCGTCCAGGTTGGTGCCCAGCACCCGGCGCCACTGCTGCGCCGACATGTCGGTGACGGCGACGCCCGCGGGCGGCACCCCGGCGTTCAGGACGGCGTGATCGAGCCGCGGTGTCCCTGCCTCGATCCGTTCCCACAGCGCCGGATCGGCGACGTCGCCGACCTCGCGGCGCACCTCGCACCCCGGGTCGAGGGCGGCCAGGCCGTCGGCGTCGGTGTCGACCAGCACCAGACCGGCGACGCCCGCCTCGGCCAGCCAGAGCGCCGTCGCGCGGCCGATGCCCGACGCGGCGCCGGTGACGAGTGCGTGGCGCCCGCCGAGGTCGAGCTTCGCGGCGGCGGTCACGATCCCGCCGGTGTGAAGCGGAGGGGAAGGCGCTCGAGGCCCCGGACCTGGCTGTGGTGGAAGACCGGATCGCCGTCCGGTGCGTAGTCGGGCACGAGGCGGTGGATCTCCTCCAGCGCCACCCGGATCTCGATGCGGGCCAGGTGCGACCCGACACAGCGGTGCACTCCCGCGCCGAAGGCCAGGTGCCGGTTCACGGGCCGGTCCAGCACCAGCGCACGCGGGTTCTCGACGACCTCCCCGTCCCGGCCCGCGGCCGACGACATCAGCAGCACCCGGTCGCCCGGTTCGAGGGTCACCCCGCGCAGCTCGGTGCGTCGCACCACGAGCCGGCCCAGCGCGACGGGGGAGTCGATCCGCAACAGCTCCTCGGCCGCCGTGGCCGAGAGGCCGGGGTCGGCGATCAGCGCCGCACGCTGGGCCGGATCGCCGATCAGGTGGAGGATGCCGAAGGAGAGCACGCCGCGGACGGTGTGCAGTCCTCCGACCATCAGGAGCCAGAGGATCTTGCGCAGCTCGTCGTCGGTGAGCGGACGCTCACCCTGGTAGCGGGCCGCGAAGAGCAGCGCCATCACGTCCGCGCGGGAGTCGTCCCGGCGGGCGATCATGTCCCCGAAGTACCCGCGGACGGCGTCGTCGGCTGCGCCGCGCACCGCCGCGTCCTCCTCCGGGGTCCCGCCCGGCTTCCCGACGAGCAGGTCGGTGGTCCAGCGGTCGAACATCGCGGCGTGCTCGGCGGGCCACCCCATCAGCGCCACGAAGGTGCCCGCGGTCATCGGCTGCGCGAACTCGGTCACGAAGTCGCACGTGCCGCGGGCGGCGAAGGCCGTGATCAGCTCGACCGCCGTAGCCCTGATCCTCTCCTCGAGTGCCGCCATCCGACGTGGGCTGAACAGCGGGTTGAGGATCTCCCGGTAGGACCTGTGGGCAGGCGGGTCGATCTCGTTCGGGATCGACGGCTCGGTCGTGATCCGCGGCACCTGGGCGTTCGCGACCGAGAAGGTCTCCCAGTCCCGGCAGGCGTCGTAGCAGTCTGCGTAGCGGGTCAGGATCCAGTGCCCGCCGTGGCGCGGCGACCAGGCGACGGGTGTCCTCTCCTGCAGCTCGGCCAGTGCCTCGTGCGGCACGGCGAGTGCGGGATCGGTGATGTCGAAGTCGACGACGAGTTCGGGCGGGACATCGGCGGTCTGCGTGGGCATGGTGGTGGCTCCCCGGGTGGGACGAGGGTGTCGTGCGGGACGACGGGTGTCAGCTGCGCCGGCGGCGCCGGGTCAGGTCGTCGTGGAGGTCCCCGGGCGTCACGCGGTGGCCACCTCGGTCCCCGCCACCGCGGTCCGCCTGTCCGACAGCCCGGTCCGCGGCACGAGGGACACGAGCACGGCGGCCACGACGCCCACCGCGCAGAACGCCCAGAACACGCCGGTCGCGCCCGCGGACGTCGACATGATCAGACCGACCATGATCGGCCCGACGACGCCGCCGAGGCGGCCCAGGCCGGTGCAGAGGCCGAGCACGGTGCCGCGTGCGGACGCCGGGAAGTACACCCCGGCGAACCCGTAGACCGCGGTCTGCGACGACGCGCAGAAGCCGATGACCAGCACCAGCGTGAACACGACGGCCTGTGCCGGGCCCAGGATCAGGACCGCCACCGCGAGCGCGCCCAGGACGAACCCGGACGAGATGACGCGCCGCGAGCCGATGCGGTCCGCGAGGCCGGTGAGCACGACCATGCCGATGGCGCTGCCGATGTTGAACGCCAGCAGGAAGGAGAGCGCCGATCCGAGGTCGTAGCCGGTGGAGCGCAGGATCTGCGGGATCCAGGTGTTCATCCCGTAGGACACGAGCAGACCGAAGAAACTGATCACGGGGAAGAGGACCACCGCGACCCGCAGGCCGGGCACGAACATCGAGCGGAGGGCCGAGCGCCGCTCGACCGCCCCCGCGTCGGCCTGCGCGAGCGCGATCGAGGACTCCGCACCGTCGCCGACGTCGTAGCGCTCGGCGAGCGCGCGGGCCTCGTCCACACGGCCGCGGGCCACGAGGAACGCCATGGACTCCGGCAGGTTGCGGTAGGCGACGACGAACAGGACGAGCCCGATCACCGCGGCGGCGGCGAACAGCGCGTGCCAGCCGAAGGCGGGGATGGCGAAGATCGCGACGACGGAGATGATCGCGCCGCCGACGGGGAAGCCCGTCTGGATCAGCCCGTTGGCGAACTGCCGCCGCTCGATCCGGACGTACTCCATGGTCAGCGCGATGACCGTGGGCAGCGCGCCGCCGAAGCCGAGACCGGCCAGGAAGCGGAAGATCGCGAACATCTCCAGGCTCTGCGCGATCGCGCAGACCCCGGTGAACACCGAGAACAGCGCGACGCAGCCCAGCACGATCGGTCGCCTGCCGACGATGTCGGTCAGGTAGCCCGCGACCGTGGCGCCGATCATCATGCCGAACAGCGACAGACTGCCGACGAGACCGGCGGAGACGGCGGTGATGCCCCACTCGCCCCGCTCGAGCAGTGTCGGCAGCACGGCGCCGAACATGAGCAGGTCGATGCCGTCGATGACGGTGACCGCGAGGCAGGTCAGCACGACCGCCCGGGATCCCGCGGTGCGTACAGCGGACATGGTGGGTCCTCTCAGGACTCGTCAGTGAGGGAGAGAGCGGAGGGTGCGGGTGCCCCCGACGATCGTCGAGAGCACCCGCACGGGCTCCGACGACCTGTTCTGCCAGGCGTGCCTGCTGCCGTTGACGACGACGAGGTCCCCGGTGCGCAGGGTGACCTCGCCCTCGTCGAGCTCCAGCACGACCTCGCCGGCGAGCACCACGTTCACGTCGACGGACTCCGTCGAGTGGAAGCCGGGACGCTCCCCGGTGCTCGCCACGATCTCCTCCGGGTCCTCCCCGGTGGTGCCCGCCGGGATGGTCCAGGTGATCACCCAGACGCCGCCCGGCGGCGGGAAGGACACCTCGGCCGGGACGTCGGTGTCCGCGGGTAGTGCCGGCGCGGTGTCGTTGCGCCACAGCAGGTCGAGGTCCATGGTGCCGACCTCGGCGGTCGCCGCCTCGCCGTCGGAGAGCACGAACGAGCGGCCGTCGGCACCCTCGCTCGTCACCACGCGGCGCATCAGAGGGCCGCCGATCCGGCGAGCAGAGCGG is a window from the Pseudonocardia sp. HH130629-09 genome containing:
- a CDS encoding aldehyde dehydrogenase family protein, which gives rise to MSTTTEQDRTASGDQAEREVRCPADGRVVGSVPRQGAADVSAAARALRAAQPAWEALGPKERSRHLRRWLDWLLDNEQRVIGLVQAETGKSWSDSAVEMQVALDVINYFTANAERFLADRKVASAGLPNKVRTLRVQVRPYQLVGLITPWNGPLAGPMMDVVGALVAGAAVLSKPSEVTPLTWAAAVEGWNEIGAPPVLACLTGDGEAGAAVVEEVDMVMFTGSVRTGRRVAARAGERLIPCSLELGGKDAMIVLADADVERAAGGAVWGAMMNGGQACISVERVYVEAPVYDEFVAKVVEKMRAVRQGMDAPGAYATEIGAMVTPSQLEIVERHVADAEAKGARVLVGGKRGAAGDAYFEPTVLVDVDHSMACMREETFGPTLPIMKVADEHEALRLANDSDFGLSSSLWTRDRRKADRLSRLIEAGSVSINNALVAVFQLPVPMGGWKQSGLGTRFGGANGVLKYCRQQSVVSERMALKAEPNWYPIVPSRSEFMAKVVRFLGAHDWKRRLGR
- a CDS encoding TetR/AcrR family transcriptional regulator, with translation MGRRPLITRDGAARAALEIVDEGGPAALSLERLAAALSVRAPSLYNHFTDKAEILAEVARIIVLDTPRVPDPEPGRWQEWLVEETTLFRRSLLQHPRAVPLVVEHLPQPLLVRLYQQYSRLLAAHGVPERMHLFLLEAAHRMAIGSAISTANGRAALQSLDPGSGDGPPVAPDEEDERRFVEMVRTFLRGVDREI
- a CDS encoding class I adenylate-forming enzyme family protein, with product MRNTTVLDALYAWSRRRPEAPALQDPDRALSWSSLVEAQDAAARTLVDAGVRPGDRVGVLGPLSVDWAVAALGVLRAGAVLCPLNERLGAFELSEVFARIDPVLVLADDGHRPVLDGIGEGAPTVRTLGEVGAGGSAASAASTAELPDLPRDPSRPVSIIPTSGSTGHPKGVVYTHESLLGAFFEWTLQAPELLRGRALNVSAFSFAAGLLNGFLGPLVLGGSVVLLPRWDAGTALRLIRDERITTFAATTIFYEQMARLPEFADADLSSLTVAFTGGNPVTTELIEAWSAKGVGLRQAYGLTESLSNVTFPTVEMAVRSPESVGEGGILTRVAVTDPHGAPLPAGEPGEIRISGPGVAAGYWDDEARTTETFGDGWLRTGDVGVVDDHGALRIVGRLKDMIISGGMNVYAAEVERAALTLPDVVEVAVIGVADDEFGETPALLLRTAGPVTEEAVLEHCRARLASYKMPRYVVLVDDPLPRTPSMKIDKAAIRTRHTDIPDTHRRHGRTPLPA
- a CDS encoding aromatic ring-hydroxylating oxygenase subunit alpha yields the protein MTVDETSATDRRDRAFRTMLRHVEKETTDEFGEIAPSEAVEYRDTELAALERDRVFGEVPFIVGHGSEIAKPNEFLTRRLPRNNAIVIRQRDGGVKAFVNACRHRGAQLVEEESGRCRLFSCPYHRWSYDPSGELRTVTLDDTFGDFDRSKHGLVELPVQERHGFLWMIDNAKREIDVESWLGPEMDAILAGYKIEDLVSVTPQTFDRPTNWKIMQDGFLDNYHVKYAHPNTAGKVLHTNKLALEDFGRHFWFLAARKSIDRFIGDEDPAGADIGRHTIESCFMAPNSMLLKHATHVELLTFRPYGADPENSVMEMRIMAPTTEALGMDQEKWDTLWAKNWKIMISIIHDEDFPILEGSQAAMRSQDAGTMLLGRNELGNHLFRRELDRLVRTEPDAG
- a CDS encoding flavin-containing monooxygenase, giving the protein MTTCGPSSPPTDFDLAALRAKYAAERDRRLREDGSAQYVHTGAGERTDFWEADPHSPPVDRDAIASDVEVLVVGGGFAGLLAGAYLTEAGVTDVRIVDMGGDFGGVWYWNRYPGIQCDNEAYSYIPLLDELGYMPSQRFPDGAEIYEHCRNIGKHFGLYDGALFGTMIRAIRRDEETGRWIVTTNHDDELRARYVVLATGPWSKPKLPGIPGLDDFTGHTFHSARWDYGYTGGSVSDVVLDGLADKRVAVIGTGATAIQIVPHLGRHAQHVYVFQRTPSAVDERRNPPTDPAWAASLEPGWQKRRQAAFHAFASEPFPTLSPADDVACDFFTEVGRNVSARIAGRSLTPDELAAIREEEDYAVMERVRRRVDDIVQDPATAESLKPYYRYLCKRPCSSNEYLETFNRPNVTLVDVSGSRGVERMTARGVVAGGREHEVDCVIFASGFEISAQDQRLASGIDEIVGRDGLSLHDHWRDGFRTLHGMTSHGFPGMFFMGNTQGGGNASVTANYVQQGGHIAYIVAQAHARGATTVEPTRQAQDDWVALIRAVATPTTFLEQCTPGYYNNEGGGHGGIRPAVGDRYGRGFYEFDRLLRDWRDTGELPGMTLVGAAGDGND
- a CDS encoding alpha/beta hydrolase fold domain-containing protein, which codes for MVPGERQVRLDLPAGPGGGRWAGRVALRRPARAADLTGLPPTYIGAAALDLLVHQNLDFARRLIAAGVPTQLEVYPRTFHGFDVGSAPVSETFKRNRLAVLRRGLGIDGQEHP
- a CDS encoding alpha/beta hydrolase fold domain-containing protein, which gives rise to MTGTESGVDPDLEPLLARMPTRPLGAATLDADRAAMRGVWATTAPPPNDGVVRTERTVPGRDVPVVVLAPADRGPRPVPALLFVHGGGFVGGTADNGAPFHRRIVAELGIVVVSVGYRLAPEHRYPAQVEDCYAALQWLHDDAAELGLDPARIAVEGVSAGGALAASLALLVRDRGELSLALQSLVYPMLDDRPAVTEPDGVTGRIAWFRESDRFGWTSLLGPEVAGGPDVSPYAARRAPPT
- a CDS encoding SDR family NAD(P)-dependent oxidoreductase, whose translation is MTAAAKLDLGGRHALVTGAASGIGRATALWLAEAGVAGLVLVDTDADGLAALDPGCEVRREVGDVADPALWERIEAGTPRLDHAVLNAGVPPAGVAVTDMSAQQWRRVLGTNLDGAFHGLRCALRLMRRGAGGSVVLTSSVAGVRPMESTADYGAAKAGLTHLARVAALENAAHGIRVNVVVPGSVDTGIWDAQDGFRRTVADHDGDRAAVVARMGALNTPRGRWARPEEIADSIGFLLSDLAANVTGTSLVSDGGISLVSARSRV